A window from Micromonospora terminaliae encodes these proteins:
- the sbnA gene encoding 2,3-diaminopropionate biosynthesis protein SbnA, which yields MIFDAPYDIVTDDIFLNLAGFVPGVDLKLKLEGLNPAGSIKLKTAVGLIEDLIDRSGIGPGDRLIESSSGNLGIALGTVCVNRGISLTIVADPNTNAAAIRTMRAQGTTVVVVTERDANGGFLQTRIDYIRSQLKQDRKLFWPNQYANRANSAAHYRHTARSILEELPDVGAVLIGVSTSGTLMGCLEFFREHRPATRIIAVDSEGSILFAEQGAPRLIPGLGASLRPGLLVDKGDYERVVVPEVDTVSACHMVARRYGVLVGGSTGTVLAAVRRLGPTLRNGQPVVAISPDTGERYVDTIYSEKWVAEHFPGIDSVLARW from the coding sequence ATGATTTTTGACGCTCCGTACGACATCGTCACCGACGACATCTTCCTCAACCTGGCCGGGTTCGTTCCCGGGGTCGACCTGAAACTGAAGTTGGAGGGCCTGAACCCCGCCGGCTCCATCAAGCTGAAGACCGCAGTCGGGCTGATCGAGGACCTGATCGACAGGTCCGGCATCGGCCCCGGCGACCGGCTGATCGAATCGTCGTCCGGCAACCTCGGAATCGCACTCGGCACCGTCTGCGTCAACCGGGGCATCAGCCTGACGATCGTCGCCGATCCCAACACCAACGCGGCCGCCATCCGCACGATGCGGGCTCAGGGCACCACGGTTGTGGTCGTCACGGAACGGGATGCCAACGGCGGTTTCCTGCAGACCCGGATCGACTACATCCGCTCCCAGCTGAAGCAGGACCGGAAGCTGTTCTGGCCCAACCAGTACGCCAACCGGGCCAACAGCGCCGCCCACTACCGGCACACGGCTCGGAGCATCCTCGAGGAACTACCCGATGTCGGCGCGGTGCTCATCGGGGTGAGCACCTCCGGCACCCTCATGGGCTGCCTGGAGTTCTTCCGCGAGCACCGCCCGGCCACCCGGATCATCGCCGTCGACTCCGAAGGATCGATCCTCTTCGCCGAACAGGGCGCCCCGCGCCTCATCCCGGGTCTGGGCGCGAGCCTCCGTCCCGGGTTGCTCGTCGACAAGGGCGACTACGAGCGGGTCGTGGTGCCCGAGGTCGACACGGTGTCCGCGTGCCACATGGTCGCCCGCCGGTACGGAGTGCTGGTCGGCGGCTCCACCGGGACGGTGCTCGCCGCGGTGCGCCGCCTCGGCCCGACGTTGCGCAACGGACAGCCGGTGGTGGCCATCTCGCCGGACACCGGAGAACGGTATGTCGACACCATCTACTCGGAGAAGTGGGTGGCGGAGCACTTCCCCGGCATCGACTCGGTCCTGGCTCGCTGGTGA
- the sbnB gene encoding 2,3-diaminopropionate biosynthesis protein SbnB, whose amino-acid sequence MFQIVPHAVAVEALEGSRDAVLAAVQAAYLAHDRGDTVNPSSHFLRFPDRPADRIIALPAYLGGEAGMPGLKWISSFPGNHELGLPRASAVLLLNDDRTGRPVACLEAAHISAARTAASAALAARVLRPWGGPVSLGFVGTGVIARTIAAYLHHTGLPVTRFVCHDLVSGRAEQFVSDVEKHWPGSGGVADLDAALGCDVVVLATTAGKPYLPETLRFAPGQTVLNVSLRDIHPQTLLATRNVVDDVDHCLRALTSPHLAEQLSGGREFVTGTLADVLLGKWKPQPHEAVVFSPFGLGVLDIAVGAIVLERAKNDARTVTVADFFED is encoded by the coding sequence ATGTTTCAGATCGTGCCGCACGCGGTCGCCGTCGAGGCGCTCGAAGGCTCGCGCGACGCCGTCCTGGCCGCGGTCCAGGCGGCGTACCTCGCTCACGACAGAGGCGACACCGTCAACCCGTCCAGCCACTTCCTGCGTTTCCCGGACCGGCCGGCGGACCGCATCATCGCCCTGCCGGCCTACCTGGGCGGCGAGGCCGGGATGCCCGGGCTGAAGTGGATCAGCAGCTTCCCCGGCAACCACGAACTCGGTCTGCCCAGGGCGTCCGCCGTGCTGCTGCTCAACGACGACCGAACCGGCCGGCCGGTGGCGTGTCTCGAGGCGGCACACATCAGTGCCGCGCGTACCGCTGCGTCCGCCGCCCTGGCGGCGCGAGTTCTCCGGCCGTGGGGCGGGCCGGTCAGTCTCGGCTTCGTCGGTACGGGCGTGATCGCGCGAACGATCGCCGCGTACCTCCATCACACCGGGCTCCCGGTGACCCGGTTCGTGTGCCACGATCTCGTGTCCGGGCGAGCTGAGCAGTTCGTCAGTGACGTGGAGAAGCACTGGCCCGGGTCCGGCGGGGTGGCGGATCTGGATGCCGCGCTCGGCTGCGACGTCGTCGTCCTCGCCACCACCGCGGGGAAGCCGTACCTGCCGGAGACCCTGCGCTTCGCGCCCGGGCAGACCGTTCTCAACGTCTCCCTGCGCGACATCCACCCGCAGACGTTGCTGGCCACCCGGAACGTCGTCGACGACGTGGACCACTGCCTGCGCGCGCTGACCTCGCCGCATCTGGCCGAGCAGCTCTCCGGCGGCCGCGAGTTCGTCACGGGGACCCTCGCCGACGTCCTGCTCGGCAAGTGGAAACCGCAGCCGCACGAAGCGGTCGTGTTCTCTCCGTTCGGTCTCGGCGTCCTCGACATCGCGGTCGGCGCCATCGTCCTGGAGCGCGCGAAGAACGATGCGCGCACCGTGACGGTGGCGGACTTCTTCGAGGACTGA
- a CDS encoding threonine synthase produces MGEARLESGAHGHETYTYDYDRSLLPGSGSRAGMWRYQGLLPRPDVPTRYPLPVGGTPLRPVRELRRRLGLPGLWLKDETAGPSASNKDRATALVIDQGLRTGVDVVSTASTGNAALSTAIGGAAAGMSVVIFVPADCAPAKVEMMTAMGAYVFRVREGYRAAFELSRRAAAHFHWLDRCTGLNPLTIEAKKTASFEVWEQLAGRAPDAVVLPVGDGVTLIGAAKGFRELVACGVLAKVPRVVAVQARDCAPLAAQWHGARAPARWPGTVADGIEVPEPMLGDWAIDEVRHAGGDFVTVSDAEILDAVDLLSDAARIATEPAGAAAVAGLRRASAAGLVGSNETVVAWVTGANLPAAPVEAGRPGAVFTISAGLDAVAAALAGTRVPVA; encoded by the coding sequence GTGGGTGAGGCACGGCTGGAGTCCGGCGCGCACGGACACGAGACGTACACCTATGACTACGACAGATCGCTCCTGCCCGGGTCGGGCTCGCGGGCTGGCATGTGGCGGTACCAGGGGCTGCTGCCCCGGCCCGACGTGCCCACACGGTATCCGCTGCCGGTGGGTGGGACGCCGCTGCGACCCGTGCGAGAGCTGCGGCGGCGGCTCGGGCTGCCGGGGCTGTGGCTCAAGGACGAGACGGCGGGGCCGAGCGCCTCCAACAAGGACCGGGCAACGGCCCTCGTCATCGACCAGGGGCTGCGCACCGGCGTCGATGTCGTCTCGACGGCGTCGACCGGCAATGCGGCTCTGTCGACCGCCATCGGCGGCGCGGCCGCCGGCATGTCGGTCGTCATCTTCGTACCCGCGGACTGCGCGCCGGCCAAGGTCGAGATGATGACGGCGATGGGGGCGTACGTCTTCCGGGTCCGCGAGGGCTACCGCGCGGCGTTCGAGCTGTCCCGGCGTGCCGCCGCCCACTTCCACTGGCTGGACCGGTGCACGGGACTGAATCCGCTGACCATCGAGGCGAAGAAGACGGCTTCCTTCGAGGTCTGGGAGCAGCTCGCAGGCCGCGCGCCGGACGCGGTGGTCCTGCCGGTCGGTGACGGGGTGACTCTGATCGGCGCGGCGAAGGGCTTCCGAGAACTGGTCGCCTGCGGGGTGCTGGCGAAGGTTCCCCGAGTCGTCGCGGTGCAGGCGCGGGACTGTGCGCCGCTGGCTGCGCAGTGGCACGGCGCCCGGGCGCCGGCACGGTGGCCCGGCACGGTGGCCGACGGCATCGAGGTGCCGGAGCCGATGCTCGGCGACTGGGCCATCGACGAGGTTCGTCATGCCGGAGGTGACTTCGTCACGGTCAGCGACGCCGAGATCCTGGACGCGGTCGACCTGCTGTCCGACGCGGCGCGGATCGCGACCGAGCCTGCCGGGGCCGCCGCGGTCGCGGGCCTGCGCCGGGCGAGCGCCGCGGGGCTGGTCGGTTCGAACGAGACCGTCGTGGCCTGGGTGACCGGCGCGAATCTACCGGCCGCTCCGGTCGAGGCGGGCCGGCCCGGCGCGGTCTTCACCATCTCGGCCGGCCTCGACGCGGTGGCCGCCGCGCTGGCCGGAACCCGCGTTCCGGTGGCGTGA
- a CDS encoding alpha/beta fold hydrolase, whose protein sequence is MRRTVRTPDGGRLAVEEWGDPAGWPILAHHGTPSSRRATFHGRWVRDAAERGLRLISYDRPGYGDSSPRPGRTVADTAADVRAICAELDIDRLGTWGFSGGGPHALACAALLPDLVTAAAVLAGMAPFEAEGLDWFADMYRDDVDDTHLYLTDPVAARKKMDRDREEFLLAATDDAVGEAWTPTRDDEAATLGRYHRFLSSCRAAGLAPGIEGWWDDSGTQVRPWGFDLADIAVPVLLMYGRRDVFVPSGHGEWLARHVPGAEVRWFDDDGHGTLALKRLPDAHAWLAERSRHRNAGSGQRGGHRVEAGRDGEDRAGPARLDRSGR, encoded by the coding sequence ATGCGCCGGACCGTACGAACTCCGGATGGTGGGCGGTTGGCCGTCGAGGAGTGGGGTGATCCCGCCGGCTGGCCGATCCTGGCCCACCACGGCACTCCGAGTTCCAGGAGAGCGACCTTCCACGGTCGGTGGGTGCGCGACGCCGCCGAGCGCGGGCTGCGGCTGATCAGTTACGACAGGCCGGGTTACGGGGACTCCTCGCCCCGGCCGGGCCGCACCGTCGCCGACACCGCCGCCGACGTCCGCGCGATCTGCGCCGAGCTGGACATCGACCGCCTGGGGACGTGGGGCTTCTCGGGCGGCGGTCCGCATGCGCTGGCGTGCGCCGCCCTGCTGCCGGATCTGGTGACCGCTGCCGCCGTGCTGGCCGGGATGGCACCGTTCGAGGCCGAGGGCCTCGACTGGTTCGCCGACATGTACCGGGACGACGTCGACGACACCCACCTGTATCTCACCGACCCGGTCGCGGCCCGGAAGAAGATGGACCGGGACCGGGAGGAGTTCCTCCTCGCGGCGACCGACGACGCGGTCGGTGAGGCGTGGACGCCCACACGCGACGATGAAGCGGCCACGCTCGGCAGGTACCACCGGTTCCTGTCCTCCTGCCGGGCCGCCGGCCTGGCGCCGGGCATCGAGGGATGGTGGGACGACAGCGGCACGCAGGTGCGGCCGTGGGGATTCGACCTCGCCGACATCGCCGTCCCGGTCCTGCTCATGTACGGACGGCGGGACGTGTTCGTCCCGTCCGGCCACGGCGAGTGGCTGGCCAGGCACGTTCCGGGTGCAGAGGTCCGGTGGTTCGACGACGACGGGCACGGGACGCTGGCGCTGAAGCGCCTGCCTGACGCGCATGCGTGGCTGGCCGAGCGCTCACGCCACCGGAACGCGGGTTCCGGCCAGCGCGGCGGCCACCGCGTCGAGGCCGGCCGAGATGGTGAAGACCGCGCCGGGCCGGCCCGCCTCGACCGGAGCGGCCGGTAG
- a CDS encoding extracellular solute-binding protein: protein MTQPRTRIDVWLTDPASWATNEADIAVSAAAEFNGAHPEYQVEINRYDFRTMPEEVARAAERGEAPDIAEYHFTSTRAAMDTLGPDGNPLFTPVERAVAGRSEILGEPVVLDDMVPAARDYFRYQGELMSIPRTASGIVLYANTDLLAKAGVAEPPRTWREVTAACEALAKLPNGPTHGIAWPNFYWVFLQSVAQQGGLIADRDNGRSGRAEKVDLASSEMMNYVRWWQGLHRDGHYLYTGKLMDFAGGYEAFEEQRIALFLSSSVDASHLLDRGERHGFTVAVSPMPYNDEVPLAGNMMGGFSLWLAAGLDQAKQDGALAFMQYLNRPDNAAEWARRHYRIPISRAAVDVLQREGWYRDNPRLRVAGEQLEAADGSPAALGPLLGGQASIMGEITGAMHDVLTADAEPHARFAEATRRAQEFLDAYNSYCDGPPRRTPRDLAVSL from the coding sequence ATGACACAGCCGAGGACCAGGATCGATGTGTGGCTGACGGACCCGGCCAGCTGGGCGACCAACGAGGCGGACATCGCGGTCTCCGCCGCGGCGGAGTTCAACGGGGCGCACCCGGAGTACCAGGTCGAGATCAACAGGTACGACTTCCGTACGATGCCCGAGGAGGTGGCCCGAGCGGCGGAGCGCGGCGAGGCGCCCGACATCGCGGAGTACCACTTCACCTCCACCCGCGCCGCCATGGACACGCTCGGGCCGGACGGGAATCCCCTGTTCACGCCGGTCGAGCGAGCCGTCGCGGGGCGGAGCGAGATCCTCGGTGAGCCCGTCGTGCTCGACGACATGGTGCCCGCGGCACGTGACTACTTCCGCTACCAGGGCGAGCTGATGTCCATCCCGCGCACGGCGTCCGGGATCGTGCTCTACGCCAACACGGACCTCCTCGCCAAGGCCGGTGTGGCCGAGCCGCCGCGTACCTGGCGCGAGGTCACGGCGGCCTGCGAGGCGCTCGCCAAACTGCCCAACGGTCCCACGCACGGCATCGCGTGGCCCAACTTCTACTGGGTCTTCCTGCAGTCGGTCGCCCAGCAGGGCGGGCTGATCGCGGATCGCGACAACGGCCGGTCCGGCCGGGCCGAGAAGGTGGATCTCGCCTCGAGCGAGATGATGAACTACGTCCGGTGGTGGCAGGGTCTCCACCGCGACGGCCATTACCTGTACACGGGCAAGCTCATGGACTTCGCGGGCGGCTACGAGGCGTTCGAGGAGCAGCGGATCGCCCTCTTCCTCAGCTCCTCGGTCGATGCGTCGCACCTGCTGGATCGGGGCGAGCGGCACGGGTTCACCGTGGCGGTGAGCCCGATGCCGTACAACGACGAGGTTCCGCTGGCTGGCAACATGATGGGCGGATTCTCGCTGTGGCTCGCCGCGGGTCTCGACCAGGCCAAGCAGGACGGTGCGCTGGCGTTCATGCAGTATCTGAACCGGCCGGACAACGCCGCGGAGTGGGCCAGGCGTCACTACCGCATCCCGATCAGCAGGGCGGCGGTCGACGTCCTGCAACGGGAGGGCTGGTACCGCGACAACCCGCGCCTTCGCGTGGCCGGCGAACAGCTCGAGGCCGCGGACGGCTCACCGGCGGCGCTCGGGCCCCTGCTCGGCGGTCAGGCCAGCATCATGGGCGAGATCACCGGCGCGATGCACGACGTGCTGACCGCCGACGCCGAGCCTCACGCCCGGTTCGCCGAGGCGACCCGCCGGGCACAGGAGTTTCTCGACGCCTACAACTCGTACTGCGACGGGCCGCCCCGCCGCACCCCTCGTGACCTCGCCGTCAGCCTGTAG
- a CDS encoding MaoC/PaaZ C-terminal domain-containing protein: MSLDHSLVGVPGEPRERSWTSTDALLYALGVGAGLGDPLRELEFTTENSEGIEQKVLPTYGVVIAQIPPARSIGDFDRAQLVLAEQYVELHQPLPVCGTVFTSSTVTGMYDKGSGALVEFESVAVDPATGEPLITTRSGMFIRGQGGFGGDRGTSTPWAPPDRDPDHTVVECTRPEQALLYRLSGDRNPLHADPRFAARGGFSRPILHGPCTFGFTGRVLLHELCGSDPARFVAMSGRFTAPVVPGESLVVSIWRGDDGAAVFRTAKRDGTVVIDRGRMSYRVPSESPASS, from the coding sequence GTGTCGCTCGATCACAGTCTCGTCGGTGTACCCGGAGAACCGCGCGAGCGATCCTGGACCTCCACGGACGCGCTCCTGTACGCCCTGGGCGTCGGCGCGGGCCTCGGCGATCCGTTGCGTGAACTGGAGTTCACCACCGAGAACAGCGAGGGCATCGAGCAGAAGGTGCTGCCCACGTACGGCGTGGTGATAGCGCAGATCCCGCCGGCGCGGAGCATCGGTGACTTCGACCGCGCCCAGCTGGTGCTCGCCGAGCAGTACGTTGAGCTGCATCAGCCACTGCCGGTCTGCGGCACCGTGTTCACCTCGTCCACCGTCACCGGGATGTACGACAAGGGCTCGGGTGCGCTGGTCGAGTTCGAGAGCGTGGCGGTGGACCCGGCCACCGGTGAGCCTCTGATCACCACCCGGTCAGGCATGTTCATCCGGGGCCAGGGCGGGTTCGGCGGCGACCGCGGCACCTCCACGCCGTGGGCGCCGCCGGACCGCGACCCGGACCACACGGTCGTGGAGTGCACCAGGCCGGAGCAGGCGCTGCTCTACCGGCTCTCCGGCGACCGGAACCCGCTGCACGCCGACCCCAGGTTCGCCGCACGTGGCGGCTTCAGCCGACCGATCCTGCATGGTCCGTGCACCTTCGGGTTCACCGGCCGGGTGCTGCTGCACGAGTTGTGCGGCTCCGATCCCGCGAGGTTCGTCGCGATGTCCGGCAGGTTCACCGCTCCCGTCGTTCCGGGTGAGTCGCTGGTCGTCTCGATCTGGCGGGGTGACGACGGCGCCGCCGTGTTCCGGACCGCCAAGCGGGACGGGACCGTCGTCATCGACCGCGGCCGGATGAGCTATCGCGTGCCGTCCGAGTCGCCGGCGTCCTCGTAG
- a CDS encoding DUF1702 family protein, with protein MPTVFGSLRRLTLTPQLADVTFAKRGFPAQPSPGTRHLEAVPQAVVCGFEWGIDARDQWEVERRLDLVNEEMRGFAYEGATMAFTVLDAMGRGHRTRDLLLGPGRPHIFLAYIGMGFAMARLPRKLWHKAVPDLAGNPYYPTMSWLAVDGYAFDRAYFDTSRWVDAQKVPKPYPWEGSPDYFLRAADQGVGRALWFICGGRTPDVAAAVGRFAEHRRPDLWSGVGLAATFAGGSDADGLDALRRAAGDQWPQVALGAVFAVKARSYAGLVPDYTTTACQALTGLSVDKAVTLADSTAVHSPGAEPAYELWRQRIRAHFDRA; from the coding sequence ATGCCAACTGTCTTCGGATCGCTGCGCAGGCTCACGCTGACCCCTCAGCTCGCCGACGTGACGTTCGCCAAACGAGGCTTCCCGGCCCAACCGTCCCCCGGCACACGACATCTAGAGGCTGTCCCCCAGGCCGTAGTCTGCGGATTCGAGTGGGGAATCGACGCCCGCGACCAGTGGGAGGTCGAGCGCAGGCTGGATCTGGTCAACGAGGAGATGCGCGGATTCGCCTACGAGGGCGCCACGATGGCCTTCACCGTCCTCGACGCCATGGGACGCGGCCACCGGACCCGTGATCTGCTCCTCGGCCCGGGTCGCCCGCACATCTTCCTGGCGTACATCGGCATGGGTTTCGCAATGGCCAGACTGCCCAGAAAGCTGTGGCACAAGGCCGTTCCCGACCTTGCCGGCAACCCGTATTACCCGACGATGAGCTGGCTGGCGGTGGACGGTTACGCATTCGACCGCGCCTATTTTGACACATCGCGCTGGGTGGATGCGCAGAAGGTGCCGAAGCCTTATCCCTGGGAAGGGTCACCGGACTATTTCCTCCGCGCGGCCGATCAGGGCGTCGGGCGGGCGCTGTGGTTCATCTGTGGTGGCCGGACGCCCGACGTCGCCGCCGCGGTGGGGCGCTTCGCCGAGCACCGCCGGCCCGACCTGTGGAGCGGGGTGGGGCTGGCAGCCACCTTCGCCGGGGGAAGCGACGCTGACGGCCTGGACGCGTTGCGGCGCGCCGCCGGTGACCAGTGGCCCCAGGTGGCGCTGGGAGCGGTGTTCGCGGTGAAGGCACGTTCCTACGCCGGTCTGGTGCCGGACTACACCACCACCGCCTGCCAGGCCCTCACCGGCCTGTCCGTCGACAAGGCGGTCACGCTCGCCGATTCCACCGCGGTGCACTCCCCCGGCGCCGAGCCGGCCTACGAGCTGTGGCGACAGCGCATCCGGGCCCATTTCGACAGGGCCTGA
- a CDS encoding AfsR/SARP family transcriptional regulator produces MNNENGRVVFQLLGPVSAHLNHQPVMPSAPKQRQILVLLALNAGRVVTTQTLVEELWGDQPPRSSATTLQTYILQLRAKLAAAARDRTSARRVLETRHSGYQLDAQLCETDVAEFDNLARAGRRAVDAGDPRASSELLGCALALWRGPALVDVPAGRILRAEVGLLEENRLGVLERRIEADLALGRHADLLGELTMLVARHPMHENFCALLMTAYYRSGRAGHALEAFRQIRAVLRSELGVEPGPRLQRLHQAILAGALDSEPVWLAS; encoded by the coding sequence ATGAACAACGAGAATGGGCGCGTTGTCTTCCAATTGCTGGGACCGGTGTCCGCGCACCTGAACCACCAGCCGGTGATGCCGAGTGCACCCAAGCAGCGTCAGATCCTCGTGCTGCTCGCGCTCAACGCCGGGCGGGTGGTCACCACACAGACGCTCGTGGAGGAGCTCTGGGGGGACCAGCCGCCACGCAGCTCCGCCACCACTCTGCAAACGTACATCCTTCAGCTGAGGGCCAAGCTGGCGGCGGCTGCCCGGGACCGGACGTCGGCGAGGCGCGTGCTCGAGACCAGGCACTCCGGCTACCAGCTCGATGCGCAACTGTGCGAGACCGACGTGGCGGAGTTCGACAACCTGGCACGTGCAGGCCGCCGAGCAGTGGACGCGGGAGATCCGCGGGCCAGCTCCGAACTGCTGGGTTGCGCGCTGGCACTGTGGCGCGGGCCGGCCCTCGTGGACGTCCCGGCCGGCCGGATCCTGCGCGCGGAGGTGGGACTGCTCGAGGAGAACAGGCTCGGTGTGCTGGAACGCCGGATCGAAGCCGACCTGGCCCTCGGCCGTCATGCGGACCTGCTGGGAGAACTGACGATGCTGGTGGCCAGGCACCCGATGCACGAGAACTTCTGCGCCCTGCTGATGACCGCCTATTACCGCTCCGGGCGCGCCGGGCACGCGCTGGAGGCATTCCGCCAGATACGTGCCGTGCTCCGGAGCGAACTGGGGGTGGAGCCGGGTCCGCGGCTGCAACGGCTCCACCAGGCCATCCTGGCCGGAGCCCTCGACTCCGAGCCGGTCTGGCTCGCCTCGTAG
- a CDS encoding cytochrome P450: MRTGNRADQAPRDPDRRTSGRRTFPGPPPWATPGLLRKLWGDRLALLSDAANEYGDVVRFAMGPKTLYFFNHPDHARHVLADNAANYHKGLGLAEARRRILGDGLLTSEGETWRGQRRLISPAFRRERIAGFAGVVADAGAQLTERLDAQTGNVVDLAEEMTALTMDVLGRTLLDADLSPLSFLGTAFETAQEQAMFEMVTLGALPLWLPLRRHRRFRAAKRQIEDAVRTLVGSRGPGPGTDGSDLMSVLLRAADSEQDADARWRGLRDQIVTMLLAGHETTASTLSWAWYLLSRHPEAAERMHAEAVAVLGDRTPGYADLAGLPYTTMVIQETMRLYPAVWGLPRVALAADEIGGYPIPAGADVMISPYTLHRHRDFWPEPDRFRPERFAADAPAVAHRYAYIPFGAGPRVCVGSHLGMLEATLVAAMVARRFRFEFAGPADPVPEAMLSLRIRDGLPVRVRPA; this comes from the coding sequence ATGAGGACTGGGAACCGCGCGGACCAGGCACCGCGGGATCCGGATCGGCGAACGAGCGGCCGGCGTACCTTCCCCGGGCCACCGCCATGGGCGACACCTGGCTTGCTGCGCAAGCTGTGGGGCGACCGGCTGGCCCTGCTGTCCGATGCGGCGAACGAGTACGGCGACGTGGTCCGGTTCGCCATGGGTCCCAAGACCCTCTACTTCTTCAACCACCCCGATCACGCCAGACACGTGCTCGCCGACAACGCCGCCAACTATCACAAGGGGCTCGGCCTGGCCGAAGCCCGACGGCGGATTCTCGGTGACGGACTGCTCACCAGCGAGGGCGAAACGTGGCGCGGTCAGCGCCGGCTCATCTCCCCCGCCTTCCGTCGGGAGCGCATCGCGGGATTCGCCGGTGTGGTGGCCGACGCCGGCGCCCAGTTGACCGAGCGCCTGGACGCGCAGACCGGAAACGTCGTCGATCTCGCCGAGGAGATGACGGCACTCACGATGGATGTGCTCGGCAGGACCCTGCTCGACGCCGACCTGAGCCCCCTGAGCTTCCTGGGAACCGCGTTCGAGACCGCGCAGGAACAGGCGATGTTCGAGATGGTCACGCTCGGCGCACTGCCGCTGTGGTTGCCGCTGCGGCGCCACCGCCGCTTCCGCGCCGCCAAGCGGCAGATCGAGGACGCCGTGCGGACACTCGTCGGGTCCCGCGGCCCTGGCCCGGGTACGGACGGGTCAGACCTCATGTCGGTGCTGCTGCGCGCCGCCGACAGCGAGCAGGACGCCGACGCCCGCTGGCGCGGGCTGCGCGACCAGATCGTGACGATGCTCCTCGCCGGGCACGAGACCACGGCCAGCACGTTGTCCTGGGCCTGGTATCTGCTCAGCCGCCATCCGGAAGCGGCCGAGCGGATGCATGCCGAGGCGGTCGCGGTGCTCGGCGACCGCACACCCGGGTACGCCGACCTGGCCGGCCTGCCGTACACCACGATGGTCATCCAGGAGACGATGCGGCTCTATCCCGCGGTGTGGGGGCTGCCGCGGGTGGCCCTGGCCGCGGACGAGATCGGCGGATATCCGATCCCTGCCGGCGCGGACGTGATGATCAGCCCCTACACGCTGCACCGGCACCGCGACTTCTGGCCGGAGCCGGACCGGTTCCGGCCGGAACGGTTCGCGGCCGACGCCCCGGCCGTCGCGCACCGGTACGCCTACATACCCTTCGGGGCGGGCCCGCGGGTCTGTGTGGGAAGCCATCTCGGCATGCTCGAGGCGACCCTCGTCGCGGCCATGGTCGCGCGACGCTTCCGGTTCGAGTTCGCCGGTCCGGCCGACCCGGTACCCGAGGCCATGCTGTCGCTCCGGATCCGTGACGGCCTGCCGGTACGGGTACGGCCGGCCTGA